The stretch of DNA TGAGCGCGCCGGTTTTTCCTTCGATCACGGTTCCATCGGGTTTCTTGAACCGGTAACCGTCGGGTTGTCCCATGGTCATGTAGAGCCAGCCGTCAGGTCCGACGATCAGGCCGTGCAGGCTGCCGTTGTCCTGATGACCGAAGTCACCGAGGATAGGCGTGCGGCGGTCGGCCCGTCCATCGCCGTCGGTGTCTTCCAACGAGACGACGAGGGGAGGATCGGCCACGAACAATTTCCCCTCGTGCCAGGCGAGTCCCATGGGGAACACGAGCTGATCGGCGAAGTTGGAAGCCGATTCGAATCGTCCATCGCCATCGCGATCTTCGAGCGCGCGGATGCGGCACTTTCGAGTCAGCTTTTGCAGCTCCGCGTAGAGGTCGAGACCGGACGACTCGGCGACGAAGAGGCGTCCGCGTTCATCGAAACACGCGAACATTGGAAAGCGAACGTCCGGTGGAGCGGCCGCCGTCGTCACCGTCCAGCCGGGCGCGGTGGTGAACGAGGCAGCGGAAAGAGTTTGCCGCGGTTCGAAAGGCGCCGCGAGGAGCCACGCAAGGCAAAAGGCCTCGAAGCGAGCCGCGATCATGGTGGACACGCTCCGAGGGGGGCGTGACGGGGTACACGCCCCAGCTTCCAAGGCGTATCCGCGTCGTAGTTCCAGTAGTTGCAGGTGATTTCTTCCCCGGCGGCGATCGGGCGCAACGCCACGGTGGTGACCGCGGACGAGGCTTCACCGGACGGACCGCCTCCGTGGAGGGTGCGGTCAGGCGGGTGGGGCAATCCCGTGTTGGGATGCTCGGAGTGATTGATGAAGCAGGCGTGATCGCCGCTGAGAACGACGTGGAGATCTCCACGACGAACGAAGCAGAAATGGCGGGTGTGACTGAGGGCGGGTTCGGGCAGTGCCGCCCAAGCTTCAGGCGAGAAGGCCTGGTCGAACCCCGGCAGAAACCGCCAAATGGGCGTGCCTTGGGCAATGCTTGCGAGCGCGAACAGTCCGTTGCCATGGATGCCGCTGGGGGCGACGCGCGCGGGAACCAGGATCATGGTGGCCTTTCAACCTAAACGGAGCAGTTGCCCTTGCCGAATCTGCTCAAGCCTTTGCGCACCTTCGACACGCTCAACTGTTCCGTTTAGGTTCAATGCGACCCGCCTTTGATCCAGCGGATCATTTCGATCACGCGCGGCGGCTGGCCTGTCCGAAGGATGCCGATACGAAAGACTTTCGAGGAAAGCCAGATGGAAGCTCCGGCGGAAACCAGCATGAGAATGACCGTGCCGACCTGGTCGACGAGGGGCGGGTCGGCGGTGGCTCGATTCATCATGGTGAAAGGCGTGTAGCAAGGGATCCACGAAAGAACGCGCGCGATGGGGCCGTTGGGATCCTTGGGAATGAACGTCAGGGTGAAGAGCGGAACCATCATGACCACCGTGATGACCCCCATGAAATTCTGCGCTTCCTTGATGGTGTTGCAGACGCTGCCCAGGGCGAGGATGACGCCGGCGTAGAGGACGTAGCCGCATAGAAAATAGAAGGCGAACCAGGGCAACAGATTCGATGTCTTGAGCACTTCGAGCAGTTGCTGGGCGAATTCGAGCTGCGGGCCGGCCTTCCAGAGGAGCACGCCGACCAGGGCTAGAATCCAACTGCCGATCATGGTCAGGCCGATGCCGGCGATGCCCATGAGTTTCCCGAGCATTAATTCGCCGGGCGTGACCGAGGACAACAGCACTTCGATGATGCGGTTCGATTTCTCCTCGATGGTGTTGTTGAGCAGCATCTGGGCGATGCTGAAAATGGCCACCCAGAGCAGATAGACGAAGCCGCTGGGCGCGAATTGCCGGATGTAATCGGCCATGCTGACGCCTTCCTTGCCCTCTTCTTTCTTGGGATTGAGGTTCGAGAACGGGGCATGGGTGCGTTCGACCTGCCGGATCGTCTGAACGTCGATCTGTTTGGCGGTGTATTCGCGGCGGCGCACTTCGGCGTTGATGCCGCGCTCGATTTCGTTGCGCAAGGCCAGATCGGCCAGGTTGCCGCTCCAGTACTCGACCCCGCGCTCCTTGCTCATGAGGTGGGCCATTTGGCCGGGCCGGACGATTCGCTTGGCCACATCTTTCGGGATCAGCACGGCGGCGTAGAGGTCCACCGACTTGCCGTCCACGGTGATTTTGCGCTCGCCGCGCAAGTAGGGTCGAAGCCCGCGGGCGATGTTGGTCAAGCTGTCGCCGGCGGAGACACCGTCGGGCAGAGGGACCTTGCCAAATCGTTGTTTGGGGACCTCGAAGGGCGGAGCGTTGGTTTTCAGATACGGCCGCACCTGCTTCAAGAACGCCTCCTGTCCGCCCTGTTGGGAGAACCGGTCCAATGCCTGCGGATTGGTCTCGGCGAAGGCGTCGAGGAATTCCTCGATGGCGCCTCCCCCGGGCGCGGGCACAGACTCGAGATCGACCCCTTTCCCGGACTTCATTTGGGCGCGGGAATTCTTGGTGGCGTAATCGGTGAGCGACCTCAGCAATTGCCACTGCTGGTGCCGGTCAACCGCTGTGTCCACGACGCCCTCGAATTCGCCCGATTGATCGACGAGGACGAAATAGCGCGTGGGAGAGCCCTTCTTTTCGAGCAGGATCGGCACTTGAATGGAAAGGAACAGAATCGCGGGAAACAAGAGCAGTCCGATCCAAAACCCCTTGGTCTTGGCGTTCTCCACGTACTCGCGGACCGCGATGAGCCAGGCGTAGCGCATGAGTGGAAGGGAAAGGGATTCAGCGGAAGGCGGCTTCCCGGGCTTCGGGGCCGACGAGATTCATGAACACCTCGTGCAGAGTGGGATCGTTTTGTTCGAATGAGCGCAGGCGGATGCCGGAACGGAAAGCCGCTTGGAGGATTTCTTGCGCGTCGAATCCCTCCCGCACTTGCAATTCCCATCGCCGCTCTCCTCCCGGGGCGGGTTCGTCGAGCGCGTTCGCGCGGGTTACCCCATGGAGGGTTTCCAAGGGGTGAATCGAGTCGGCCGTGGCCAGGCGCACCCGTCGTGGCTGGGTGCGGCGGGCGGCCTCGATGGTTCCGTCGAAAATCTTCTTCCCACGGGCGATGAGCAGGATCTTGCGGCACAGCCGTTCCGCGTGCTGCATGACGTGCGTGGAGAAGAGGACTGTGCGTCCTCGCTGGGCCAGGTCGTGGATGATTTCCTCCATGACCTGCTGGTTCACGGGGTCAAGGCCTGAGAATGGCTCATCGAGAATGACGAATTCCGGATCATGCACGACCGAGGCCAGGACCTGCACTTTTTGTCCCATGCCTTTGGAAAGCGCCTCCGTTTTTTGCTCCGCAAAATCTTTCAGTCCGTAACGTTCCAACAACGCGTGCGCCTTTTCCTTTGCCGCGCGCCTCGGCATTCCCTTCAGCGTGCCGAAATAAGCGATCACCGACCAGGCCTTCATCTTTTTGTAGAGGCCCTTTTCTTCGGGCAAATAGCCGATGCGATGACGCACCTCGAGGGCCGAGGAAGCGCCGAGCAATTGGACGGTTCCTTCGGTGGGGCGGATGATGTCGAGAATCATCCGGAGCGTGGTGGTTTTGCCCGCGCCGTTTGGACCGAGGAATCCATAGACCTCGCCCGCTTCGAGTTGGAAACTCACGTCGTCCACCGCGCGAAAGTCACCGTACAGTTTGGTGACGTTCCGCAGTTCCAGGACGGGGGAACTCACGCGCCCGCCTCCACCGCGGCCACGCAACGAGGGCAGAGCGCCGGGTGCCGCGGGTCGCGGCCCACTTCAAGTTCGCGATGCCAGCAACGCTCGCATTTTTGGCCGGGAGCAGGGGCTACTCCGACTTCGAGCCCTGGAGCGGCGGACGGTTCCAGGCGAAGTTGGGAGACGTTCAGCAATTCGCGCATAGACTGCTCCATCCGGACCGCTTGCGCAACCCTCGCGTCGCCGCCGCGCAGGACCACCTCGGCCTCAAGGGCCTTGCCGATGGTTTTCGCCTGGCGCGCCTTCTCCAGTTCGGGCAGGACCGCCTCTCGCAGCGACAGCAACGAAGCCCATTGGGATTGCTCCTCCTCGGCGCGGGCCAACGCGGCGTGAACCCAGTCGGATTCGTGAACAGAAGTGCCGGCGCGGCCCGGCAGATTTTCCCAAGCTTCGTCGGCGGTGTAGGCGAGGATGGGCGCCAGCATTTGGCAGAGGCCCGCGGCGAGACGATGCAATGCGGTTTGAGTGGACCGGCGGCGCGGGCTCCCGGCGGGATCGGTGTAGAGCCGGTCTTTGACAAGATCGTGGTAAATGGCGGAGAGCTCCACGGCGGCAAACTGCGCGATGGCCTGATAAACCTCGTGAAATGCGGAGGCGTCGTAGGCTTCGACCACGCGCGCGTCCAATCGCGAGAATTCACCGAGGATCCAGCGATCGAGCGGGTCCAGGTTCGCGTCGGGCACGGTGTCGCGGGCGGGGTCGAAATCGTACAGATTCGACAGTTGGTAGCGCAGGGTATTGCGTAGATGGCGGTAGGTTTCGCCGACTTTCTGGATCCGCTCGTCACTGACGACGATGTCGTTGCGGAAATCCTGCGAGGCGACCCATAGCCGGACCACGTCCGCGCCGTATTTCTTGACGTAAGCCTCGGCCGTTTGCGGCTTTTCGTAGCCGCCCTGGCCTTGCTTGCTTTTTGAAATCTTCTCGCGGTCGGCATCCACCATGAAACCATGAGTGAGCACCGTGCGGTAGGGTGCCTGGCCGTGGCCGGCCAGCGAGAGGAGCAGGGAGGATTGAAACCAACCGCGATGTTGATCGCTGCCCTCCAGATACATCTCCGCCCGCCAGTCTCCGCCTGGGTCCGCCCGCAATTCCGGCCGCTGCTGCAGCACAGACCGGGAGGAGGAACCGGAGTCGATCCAGACATCGAGGGTGTCCTGCGATTTGGAGGCCGCTTCGGGACCGGTCCAGTTTGCGGGCCGGAGGAGGGTCCAGAGTTCCGCCGCGGATTTTTCGAACCAGACATGGGAACCCGCTTCTTCGAACAGACCGGCGGCGGCCCGCACGATGCGCGGGTCCAGGATAGGCTGGCCCGCGGAGTCGTAAAACGCGGGGATGGGTACACCCCAGGAACGCTGGCGAGAAATGCACCAGTCCGGGCGGGCTTTTACTGCGGATTCGATGCGATTGCGTCCCCAATCCGGGATCCACCGCACGCGCGAGATTTCCTCAACCGCCCGCTCCCGGAATCCTTCATGATCCACCCGGATGAACCATTGGTCCATCGCCCGGAAGATCACCGGAGTCTTGCTCCGCCAGCAGTGGGGATAAGAATGCGTGTAATCCTCTCGATGAGCGAGACGCTGACGTTCGGACAGCAGCGTGATGACCGCTTCATTCGCCTCGACTCGGCCGTTCTTCTCCAGAATGGAGCGCCCGACGAGTTCGGCGGGCATCTGTTGATCCGCCGGGAGATCGGAGGTCAGTGCGAGGCGGCCTTCATCGTCGACGGGGGAGTAGACCGGCAGGCCCTTTTGCCGGCCCAGGCCGTAATCCTCGAGACCATGGCCCGGGGCAATATGAACAAAGCCCGTTCCGGTGGTGTTTTCGACGAAAGCATCGCCGGCATACAGCGGGGAAGGCCGGTCGCAGAAGGGATGCTGGCAGACGGTGGAGGCGAGTTGGTCGCCCGTCAGGCTGCGGACGATTTCGAAATTCGACCAACCGCATTTTTTCGCCACGGAATCGAGCAGGAGCGTGGAGAGAATCAACGCCTCGCCGCCGACGCGCACCAGCGAGTATGGAAAGGTGGAGTTGAAGGCGATGGCGAGATTGGCGGGCAGGGTCCAGGGCGTGGTGGTCCAGATGAGCACGGAAGTGCCCGGCTGCCCCTGCACCGGGAATTTGACATACACGCTTTGGCTGACGTGATCGTGGTATTCGACCTCCGCCTCGGCTAGCGCGGTGCGGCACGGAATACTCCAATAGACCGGCTTTTTGCCGCGATAAACGAAGCCTTTTTCCACGATATCCGCGAACAGCCTCAGTTCGCCCGCCTCGTAGTCCCGGTCGAAGGTGAGGTAGGGATGGTCCCAGTCCCCGAGCACGCCAAGCCGTTTGAATTGGGATCGCTGGAGGTCGACGAACGTGCGTGCGTACGCCTCGCAGGCCTTGCGAATGGCCGAGGGTTCGACGGTCGTTTCGCCGGCCTTGCGCATTTCCTGGCTGACTTTGAATTCGATGGGCAAGCCGTGGCAGTCCCAACCCGGGATGTAGGGGGCCCGTTTCCCGCGCAAGGTCGCGTATTTGACGACGATATCCTTGAGTATTTTGTTGAGTGCGGTGCCGATATGGACATCGCCGTTGGCAAACGGGGGTCCATCGTGCAGCACGAAGCGGGGGGCGCCGGATCGGCGGGCCTGAATGCGCTCATAAAGGCGGCCTTGTTCCCACCGCGCCAGGCGCTCCGGTTCGCGGAGAATCAAATCCGCCTTCATCGAAAAGTCGGTGCGAGGCAGATTCAGCGAGTTCTTGTAGTCGTGCGACATGGCGGGGGACTCCTAGCAGCCGGTGGAAGCCGGATCAATCGCGATGTTCGCCCAGGAAGGGGACGAACGGCTCGGTTGCCACGACGGCAGACCCTGTTCCATCCCGGAGTTTCCAGCTCAAAGCGGTGCCGCGGGCTTTGCACTCTTTCCGCACATAGCCCAGCCCCAGCCACTCGCGATCCGCGGTTTGGACCACGCTGGTGATCCGCCCGATTTCCCTTTCTCCCGAGAGGAGCAACGCGCCACGGTGCGGAGGTGAAGCCGAGTCGCCACCGAGCCTCAATCCGCGCAACAGCCGGGCGGGTTCTCCGTAAGTGCGGATGCGGGCGATGACCTCCTGTCCGATGTAGCAACCCTTGTTGTAGGAGATGGCGCGGCTCT from Verrucomicrobiota bacterium encodes:
- a CDS encoding SET domain-containing protein, with product MILVPARVAPSGIHGNGLFALASIAQGTPIWRFLPGFDQAFSPEAWAALPEPALSHTRHFCFVRRGDLHVVLSGDHACFINHSEHPNTGLPHPPDRTLHGGGPSGEASSAVTTVALRPIAAGEEITCNYWNYDADTPWKLGRVPRHAPLGACPP
- a CDS encoding ABC transporter permease, coding for MRYAWLIAVREYVENAKTKGFWIGLLLFPAILFLSIQVPILLEKKGSPTRYFVLVDQSGEFEGVVDTAVDRHQQWQLLRSLTDYATKNSRAQMKSGKGVDLESVPAPGGGAIEEFLDAFAETNPQALDRFSQQGGQEAFLKQVRPYLKTNAPPFEVPKQRFGKVPLPDGVSAGDSLTNIARGLRPYLRGERKITVDGKSVDLYAAVLIPKDVAKRIVRPGQMAHLMSKERGVEYWSGNLADLALRNEIERGINAEVRRREYTAKQIDVQTIRQVERTHAPFSNLNPKKEEGKEGVSMADYIRQFAPSGFVYLLWVAIFSIAQMLLNNTIEEKSNRIIEVLLSSVTPGELMLGKLMGIAGIGLTMIGSWILALVGVLLWKAGPQLEFAQQLLEVLKTSNLLPWFAFYFLCGYVLYAGVILALGSVCNTIKEAQNFMGVITVVMMVPLFTLTFIPKDPNGPIARVLSWIPCYTPFTMMNRATADPPLVDQVGTVILMLVSAGASIWLSSKVFRIGILRTGQPPRVIEMIRWIKGGSH
- a CDS encoding ATP-binding cassette domain-containing protein, producing the protein MSSPVLELRNVTKLYGDFRAVDDVSFQLEAGEVYGFLGPNGAGKTTTLRMILDIIRPTEGTVQLLGASSALEVRHRIGYLPEEKGLYKKMKAWSVIAYFGTLKGMPRRAAKEKAHALLERYGLKDFAEQKTEALSKGMGQKVQVLASVVHDPEFVILDEPFSGLDPVNQQVMEEIIHDLAQRGRTVLFSTHVMQHAERLCRKILLIARGKKIFDGTIEAARRTQPRRVRLATADSIHPLETLHGVTRANALDEPAPGGERRWELQVREGFDAQEILQAAFRSGIRLRSFEQNDPTLHEVFMNLVGPEAREAAFR
- the ileS gene encoding isoleucine--tRNA ligase → MSHDYKNSLNLPRTDFSMKADLILREPERLARWEQGRLYERIQARRSGAPRFVLHDGPPFANGDVHIGTALNKILKDIVVKYATLRGKRAPYIPGWDCHGLPIEFKVSQEMRKAGETTVEPSAIRKACEAYARTFVDLQRSQFKRLGVLGDWDHPYLTFDRDYEAGELRLFADIVEKGFVYRGKKPVYWSIPCRTALAEAEVEYHDHVSQSVYVKFPVQGQPGTSVLIWTTTPWTLPANLAIAFNSTFPYSLVRVGGEALILSTLLLDSVAKKCGWSNFEIVRSLTGDQLASTVCQHPFCDRPSPLYAGDAFVENTTGTGFVHIAPGHGLEDYGLGRQKGLPVYSPVDDEGRLALTSDLPADQQMPAELVGRSILEKNGRVEANEAVITLLSERQRLAHREDYTHSYPHCWRSKTPVIFRAMDQWFIRVDHEGFRERAVEEISRVRWIPDWGRNRIESAVKARPDWCISRQRSWGVPIPAFYDSAGQPILDPRIVRAAAGLFEEAGSHVWFEKSAAELWTLLRPANWTGPEAASKSQDTLDVWIDSGSSSRSVLQQRPELRADPGGDWRAEMYLEGSDQHRGWFQSSLLLSLAGHGQAPYRTVLTHGFMVDADREKISKSKQGQGGYEKPQTAEAYVKKYGADVVRLWVASQDFRNDIVVSDERIQKVGETYRHLRNTLRYQLSNLYDFDPARDTVPDANLDPLDRWILGEFSRLDARVVEAYDASAFHEVYQAIAQFAAVELSAIYHDLVKDRLYTDPAGSPRRRSTQTALHRLAAGLCQMLAPILAYTADEAWENLPGRAGTSVHESDWVHAALARAEEEQSQWASLLSLREAVLPELEKARQAKTIGKALEAEVVLRGGDARVAQAVRMEQSMRELLNVSQLRLEPSAAPGLEVGVAPAPGQKCERCWHRELEVGRDPRHPALCPRCVAAVEAGA